The Dehalococcoidia bacterium DNA segment ATAGTCGCAGTTGTTTCGATTGGCATATTCGGATTACCAGGACTCGCCTTAATTATTGCAGGATGGCAACGTAGAGCTTAAGGAGGAATCATGGGGCTATTAGAAATTCAAGGAGTCACGCACTGGTCAATTCCGGTGGATAACTTAGATGAAGCAGAGGAATTCTACGGTGGGATTTTAGGGCTCAAATCTGAGGGGCGCTTGGGGAATAACACTATGTCCTGTTACAGCACAGACGGAAATAATATTTTGCTCTGTGCACAAAAATCTCCTGCTGGAGGATCTCCTCCAGGAGTACATCACAGTTTTACAGTAACTCCTGAGATCCTCGATCAGGCATGCAAGGTTTTTAAGGAAAAAGGCGTCAAAATCGACAGCCTCGTTTATCGAGCTAAGGGACATTTTACAGGGCGTGAACTCTATTTCTTTGACCCCAGTGGAAACCGTCTTGAACTCCGCGATCCTACTTGGCATGAAGGCATGCCTGAACCTGATTTAGAGGAACTCTCCGCGTTATAATTTCCTGTTGTACAATTGGATATCCACGGAGGGATGGCAGAGTGGACGATTGCGTTGGTCTTGAAAACCAATATAGGGGCAACTCTATCAAGGGTTCGAATCCCTTTCCCTCCGCCACTCAATTTTTAAACTGGGGGTACTCATGCTTTCAGTAGAATCTAATCAAGCACTTACACAGGTAGGTCCAGGTACACCCATGGGTGATCTGATGCGTCGTTACTGGCAACCTGTCATGCTCTCACGCGAAGTCGAAAACCCTGATGGAGACCCCATCAGGATCCGTATTCTTGGGGAAGACCTAGTAGCCTTTCGCGACACAAAGGGAAGGGTTGGACTTATCTCGGAATGGTGTCCTCATCGCCTAACATCTCTTTTTCTAGGTCGCAATGAAGATAATGGAATCCGATGTGTCTACCATGGATGGAAATTCGATGTCTCCGGTGCATGTGTGGACATGCCTAATGAACCTCCCGAATTCGACTTTAAACGCAAAGTAAAACTCACCTCTTACCCCACAACTGAATTAGGTGGAGTCATATGGGCTTATATGGGTCCTTCGGATTGCGTACCTCCGTTGCCAAAATTTGAATTTACTACGCAACCTGATTCCCATCGAGGCGTCTCAAAAGTGATCCAGGATTGCAATTGGCTCCAAGCGTTAGAAGGTGGGATCGACAGTGTCCATTCATCATTTCTACACCGGAAAATAGGCACTGGTGGAGGAAAAGGTGCAGGCCTTGGCGGATACAGAGCTACTGCGCCTTCTGGGAAATTAGATGTCGAGCTAACTGACTACGGCTATCGCTATACCAACACTCGAAAAATCCCTGATAAAGACCTCACGTTCGTTCGTGGCTATTGTTTCGTTATGCCTCACGTGCAGATTCGTGCAAATCAGCTTGATGGGGATGGTATGGGTGCAAAATTTAAAATTGCCGGGCATCACTGGGTTCCAATTGATGACGAAACCACCATGGTCTGGAATTGGCTCTACAGCCTTGATAAGCCTCTAACTCAAGACGAAAAAGAAGAAGTTGTTTATGGAAACGGGCCAGGGGAAGTAGATCAACAAACATTTCTCGCTCGTGGAAATAGACGCAATGACTGGCTCATCGACAGAGAAAAACAACGTACTCAAAATTTTACTGGCATTGATTATGTAAATGCACAAGACAGAGCAGTACAGGAAGCAATGGGTCCCATCGTCAACCGTTCAAAGGAGCATTTGGGGCAAACCGATAAAGCGATCATTACAACTCGTCGTCTATTACTTCAGGCAATTGAAACCATTAAAGACGGTGGCACACCTCCGGGTGTCGGAGAATCGTATTACAACGCAAGGGCGATTGAAGATATGGTCCCTCAGTCTGAAAAAGGGCTCGATGCGCTCGCCGCAAGAATGCGTTCTGAAGAATTCTCATTGCCTGTAAGGAATTAAAAATGATTAAAACTGCATATATCGAATCAGTTGAATCTTTTATCGAAGTCATTGAGCAAATAAAACAAGACCAATGGGACTCTAATGCTCTCGATCAATGGAGTTTTCGGGATCTTGTGGGGCATACCGGTCGTTCCATCAAGTTAGTTAAAGAATTCGGGTCTCAACGAAGCGAATCCTTAGACGTTCAATCTGCAGCACTTCATTACCAAATTTCCTTAAGCCCAGAAGGAGCAAATCAACGTGTCGCTGCAGGTGGTGTAGATGCTGGAAATGCACTCGGGGATGATCCTGTTAACCATTTAAAGGAAGCATGGATAGCCACACAGGAAACCGTTCATTCCACTACTGAAGATACTGTAATTTCGTACGTAAATGGTGGGATAAAATTTGGAGATTACCTTCGAACGAGGATCTTGGAATTAGTCGTTCATTCAATCGATCTTGCGCAGGCTATGGGAATAAATTACGAACCCCCTAAAGAAGCTATGAGGGAGGCTCTATACCTGCTAGCAGACCT contains these protein-coding regions:
- a CDS encoding VOC family protein; this translates as MGLLEIQGVTHWSIPVDNLDEAEEFYGGILGLKSEGRLGNNTMSCYSTDGNNILLCAQKSPAGGSPPGVHHSFTVTPEILDQACKVFKEKGVKIDSLVYRAKGHFTGRELYFFDPSGNRLELRDPTWHEGMPEPDLEELSAL
- a CDS encoding Rieske 2Fe-2S domain-containing protein, encoding MLSVESNQALTQVGPGTPMGDLMRRYWQPVMLSREVENPDGDPIRIRILGEDLVAFRDTKGRVGLISEWCPHRLTSLFLGRNEDNGIRCVYHGWKFDVSGACVDMPNEPPEFDFKRKVKLTSYPTTELGGVIWAYMGPSDCVPPLPKFEFTTQPDSHRGVSKVIQDCNWLQALEGGIDSVHSSFLHRKIGTGGGKGAGLGGYRATAPSGKLDVELTDYGYRYTNTRKIPDKDLTFVRGYCFVMPHVQIRANQLDGDGMGAKFKIAGHHWVPIDDETTMVWNWLYSLDKPLTQDEKEEVVYGNGPGEVDQQTFLARGNRRNDWLIDREKQRTQNFTGIDYVNAQDRAVQEAMGPIVNRSKEHLGQTDKAIITTRRLLLQAIETIKDGGTPPGVGESYYNARAIEDMVPQSEKGLDALAARMRSEEFSLPVRN
- a CDS encoding maleylpyruvate isomerase N-terminal domain-containing protein, with translation MIKTAYIESVESFIEVIEQIKQDQWDSNALDQWSFRDLVGHTGRSIKLVKEFGSQRSESLDVQSAALHYQISLSPEGANQRVAAGGVDAGNALGDDPVNHLKEAWIATQETVHSTTEDTVISYVNGGIKFGDYLRTRILELVVHSIDLAQAMGINYEPPKEAMREALYLLADLAVDTPYASKLALISTGREISDTPFNVIG